The following proteins are co-located in the Choristoneura fumiferana chromosome 23, NRCan_CFum_1, whole genome shotgun sequence genome:
- the LOC141441240 gene encoding nuclear pore complex protein Nup133-like, producing MNTENGRPKPISLPSCIGVSPEGVVRYWPSVGQELYADTSCELAGQECAKLCAATAGLLLATTSCSLLMLHPDPSRVGVTCQPLRPPSGWLGGLGRRVSLLFFGSMPASSDTKLVGVVILEEGGVAGAGAGLRGAGGGGGGAVLQLWRGGGDLHEHNLRRALTDAHKAQGDVNSLQVVCVDVRAGAGRSLLLLIAVANVARSPEMRYAIGQYRPLAH from the exons ATGAATACGGAGAACGGGCGTCCAAAACCCATTTCT cTGCCGTCATGCATCGGGGTGTCTCCGGAAGGCGTGGTCCGCTACTGGCCGTCCGTGGGGCAGGAGCTGTACGCCGACACGAGCTGCGAGCTGGCCGGCCAGGAGTGTGCCAAGCTGTGCGCGGCCACTGCCGGCCTGCTGCTCGCCACCACGTCTTGTAGCTTACTGATGCTGCATCCCGACC CATCTCGCGTGGGCGTGACGTGCCAGCCGCTGCGGCCGCCCAGCGGCTGGCTGGGCGGGCTGGGGCGCCGCGTGTCACTCCTGTTCTTTGGCTCCATGCCAGCCAGTTCGGACACG AAATTAGTGGGCGTGGTGATCCTGGAGGAGGGCGGggtggcgggggcgggggcCGGGCTACGTGGCGCTGgtgggggcgggggcggcgccgTGCTGCAGCTGTGGCGCGGGGGGGGGGACCTGCACGAGCACAACCTGCGCCGCGCGCTCACTGACGCGCACAAGGCACAAG GCGACGTGAACAGTCTCCAAGTGGTGTGCGTGGACGTGCGAGCCGGCGCCGGACGCTCGCTGCTGCTGCTGATCGCCGTCGCCAACGTGGCGCGCTCGCCCGAGATGAGATACGCCATCGGTCAGTACCGCCCACTAGCCCACTAG